TGGCTTATTAATATGGCTTACTTTATTAAGATTAAATCTTCTTGTCACCCATGAACTGCCTAATGCCATATGTATATATGGCAAGATGATATCTTTTATATACTACAGTTCACTAAATAGATTTTTTTGATTCTATTAGTTAATAGCTTTATGGTTTCCTAAATAGTGATTCCTACTTTTTTGCTGAAGTAGGAATCACTGATTTTTTTCAAATGGATAAATTTTCTTTTAGCTTGTTAATTTTATTGATTCTTTCCCATGGTAAATCGATATCAGTTCGACCGATATGACCAAATGCTGCTAAATCCTGATATTTAAATGTCCCTTCTCTTAACTCCAAGGCTTTTTCTATACCTTGAGGGCTTAAGTCGAATGTCTTTAAAACTGCTTGTGCTAGAATACGCTCATCAATGTTGCTGGTATTAAAAGTATCTATCTTTATAGAAGTAGGGTGGGGTACACCGATAGCGTATGAAATTTGCACTTCACATTTGTCTGCTAAACCAGCTGCAACTATATTTTTTGCTACCCAACGGGCAGCGTAAGCTGCTGAGCGGTCAACTTTAGAAGGATCTTTACCCGAAAATGCTCCGCCACCATGTCGAAAATAACCACCATAAGTGTCAACAATAATTTTTCTGCCAGTTAAGCCTGTATCTCCATGAGGACCGCCGATGACAAAACGTCCTGTCGGATTGATATGAAATTTCTTTACATCGTCTATATTTAAATTATATTTTTGAAGCACGGGCTTGATAACGAATTCTTTGAGATCTTGTTGAATTTTCTCTTGTGAAACTTCTGGAGAATGCTGTACCGAAACAACAACAGTATCAACGTTAATTATTTTGCCGTTTTCGTCGTAAGACAAAGTAATTTGTGATTTAGCATCTGGCCTTGCCCATGACAACTGTTTCGAGCGTGTCAATTGGGTGAGAGTAAAAATAATTTCACGTGCAAGAAC
Above is a window of Brevinema andersonii DNA encoding:
- the metK gene encoding methionine adenosyltransferase, with the translated sequence MKPILFTSEYVSPGHPDKIADQISDAVLDACLAQDKNARVACETFCTTGQVVVGGEITTNAYVDIQSLVRNKIEEIGYTQDMGFDKNCGIFNAIHSQSPDIAMGVDTGGAGDQGIMFGGAVRETPEFMPLALVLAREIIFTLTQLTRSKQLSWARPDAKSQITLSYDENGKIINVDTVVVSVQHSPEVSQEKIQQDLKEFVIKPVLQKYNLNIDDVKKFHINPTGRFVIGGPHGDTGLTGRKIIVDTYGGYFRHGGGAFSGKDPSKVDRSAAYAARWVAKNIVAAGLADKCEVQISYAIGVPHPTSIKIDTFNTSNIDERILAQAVLKTFDLSPQGIEKALELREGTFKYQDLAAFGHIGRTDIDLPWERINKINKLKENLSI